In a genomic window of Brassica rapa cultivar Chiifu-401-42 chromosome A10, CAAS_Brap_v3.01, whole genome shotgun sequence:
- the LOC108870122 gene encoding uncharacterized protein LOC108870122, whose product MATELIQGYNWKSISKRSLLKVDLKKAFDSLNWSFILLILKALSFPESLINLIEQCITTTWFSVLINDEIGGYFKGSRGLRKGDPLSPYLFVLSMEVLAQLLKKNFAEGNIGYHPAADNPEITHLAFADDLMIFFDGQRSSLQQIADTMDSFASWSGLTMNKDKTELFVAGMSQIETSDLSTLGFSLGSLPVRYLGLPLMHRKLRISDYRPLLDQLKRRFSSWSSRALSFAGRRQLLATVIFGILNFWFSSFVLPKGCVNEIESLCSRFLWNGNITSRAAAKVSWRVVCLPRKEGGLDLRDLHTWNKTLSLKLVWLLHSESQSLWAFWSKRHRLKGTSVWSMDDKKQSAWIWKSILKLRPLAQRFLRCDVGNGLLVSFWYDYWLPFGPLIQMFGADGPRQLGIHIHAKVADCCTSSGWRLRPARSIQTEQLQIALCFVPLPSLSTTTDSYKWYVNDLYLDSFCSRRTWDSVRTRGDVVDWEPVVWFGGHVPRQAFHMWVTHLDRLPTRSRIATWSDIPDKSCLLCLALHHQKAGISIDPFPHLDLPDGMACGERYHLPSNTQAAGCARNNIPSMARAKQPLPQRSLFYASSDLQGD is encoded by the exons ATGGCAACTGAGCTGATTCAGGGTTACAATTGGAAAAGCATCTCTAAGCGCTCACTCCTCAAAGTTGATTTAAAGAAAGCGTTTGACTCCCTAAATTGGAGCTTTATATTGCTGATCCTTAAGGCTTTGAGCTTCCCTGAATCGTTAATCAACCTGATTGAGCAGTGCATCACAACAACATGGTTTTCGGTCTTAATCAACGATGAAATTGGGGGTTACTTCAAGGGCTCTCGTGGTTTGCGCAAAGGAGACCCCCTGTCGCCTTATTTGTTTGTGCTTTCCATGGAAGTACTCGCCCAGCTGCTGAAAAAGAATTTTGCAGAAGGAAATATTGGTTATCACCCTGCGGCAGACAACCCGGAAATCACTCACCTTGCTTTTGCCGACGACCTCATGATTTTCTTTGATGGTCAGCGCAGCTCTCTTCAACAGATTGCTGACACAATGGACAGTTTTGCCTCGTGGTCTGGACTTACAATGAACAAAGATAAAACAGAGTTGTTTGTGGCGGGAATGAGCCAGATAGAAACCTCAGACTTGTCGACTCTTGGATTCTCTCTTGGATCACTTCCTGTCCGTTATCTAGGGTTGCCACTGATGCACCGGAAACTGCGCATAAGTGATTACAGACCTCTGCTGGACCAGCTCAAAAGGCGATTCTCATCATGGTCTTCTCGTGCCTTGTCTTTTGCAGGACGTAGGCAACTTCTTGCCACTGTTATCTTCGGTATCTTGAATTTTTGGTTCTCTTCCTTTGTGCTTCCTAAAGGCTGTGTCAACGAAATTGAGTCCCTCTGCTCAAGATTTCTTTGGAACGGAAACATCACCAGTAGAGCAGCAGCAAAGGTCTCATGGCGGGTTGTTTGTCTACCTCGCAAAGAAGGTGGCTTGGATCTACGTGATCTTCACACTTGGAACAAAACTCTCTCGCTAAAGCTTGTTTGGCTTCTGCACAGCGAATCACAATCACTTTGGGCTTTCTGGTCCAAGCGCCATCGGCTAAAAGGCACAAGTGTGTGGAGTATGGACGATAAAAAACAGTCAGCGTGGATCTGGAAGTCGATCCTCAAGCTTAGACCCCTGGCTCAAAGGTTTCTCAGATGTGATGTGGGGAATGGTCTCTTGGTTAGCTTCTGGTATGATTATTGGTTGCCGTTTGGACCTCTTATCCAAATGTTTGGGGCTGACGGTCCTCGGCAGCTAGGCATCCACATTCACGCTAAAGTTGCTGATTGCTGCACCTCCAGCGGATGGAGGCTCCGACCTGCACGATCCATACAAACAGAGCAACTGCAAATTGCCCTCTGCTTTGTCCCTCTGCCCTCCTTATCAACCACCACTGACTCCTACAAATGGTATGTAAATGATCTCTATCTGGATAGTTTCTGTTCTCGAAGAACCTGGGATTCTGTTCGGACCAGAGGTGATGTTGTTGATTGGGAACCTGTGGTTTGGTTTGGCGGTCATGTCCCAAGACAAGCATTTCACATGTGGGTAACGCATCTCGATAGACTCCCCACTCGATCGCGTATTGCAACGTGGTCGGATATTCCAGACAAATCTTGTCTCCTAT GTTTGGCGCTTCATCATCAAAAAGCTGGGATATCAATCGATCCTTTTCCACACTTAGACCTCCCTGATGGAATGGCTTGCGGGGAAAGATACCACTTGCCCTCAAACACTCAGGCGGCTGGCTGTGCACGCAACAATATACCATCTATGGCTCGAGCGAAACAACCGCTACCACAACGCTCTCTCTTCTACGCCTCTTCGGATTTGCAAGGAGATTGA